A single region of the Pararge aegeria chromosome 18, ilParAegt1.1, whole genome shotgun sequence genome encodes:
- the LOC120631399 gene encoding tigger transposable element-derived protein 4 isoform X1 gives MDQGVIRCLKSHYRRLQVLKLIQSIDSNNQNNFTFLDAILMISEAWEMVSQKTIANCFGHAGFKELTTLITRTSDDVIDDNEDDNISLAQFAQNLRPALSTTEADVFVDVDQSIAICAPAKEDDIVHEVQEENEKEQEDSEEQFTAPTLIDGLNAVSVLRKIVLFNEELHMQVIEELDGKAKLRKWLNMNFRIEMTDGRVLIGIFLCTDRDANVILGACSEYLKSNDGETEEPRVLGLVMVPGRHIVSIQLDDTTPPPKITQQKYFV, from the exons ATGGACCAGGGTGTAATAAGATGTTTAAAATCTCATTATAGAAGACTGCAAGTGTTAAAGTTAATACAAAGCATTGACAGTAATAATCAGAACAACTTTACGTTTCTTGATGCCATCTTGATGATATCAGAAGCATGGGAAATGGTTTCACAAAAAACTATAGCTAACTGCTttgggcatgcaggttttaaaGAACTTACAACTCTTATAACAAGAACCTCAGATGATGTGATTGACGATAATGAAGACGACAATATTTCTTTGGCTCAATTTGCCCAAAATTTACGACCTGCTTTATCTACTACTGAAGCAGACGTGTTCGTTGATGTTGATCAGTCTATTGCAATTTGTGCACCAGCTAAGGAGGATGATATTGTACATGAAGTTCAAGAGGAAAATGAAAAAGAACAGGAAGACTCGGAGGAACAATTTACAGCGCCAACTTTGATTGACGGTCTCAATGCTGTTAGTGTATTAAGAAAGATTGTTCTTTTTAATGAAGAGCTACACATGCAG GTAATTGAAGAACTAGATGGAAAAGCGAAGTTGCGTAAATGGCTAAATATGAATTTTAGAATAGAAATGACTGATGGCAGAGTTCTCATAGGGATATTTCTGTGTACAGATCGTGATGCCAATGtaatattag GTGCCTGCTCAGAGTATCTAAAAAGTAATGATGGTGAAACCGAGGAGCCAAGAGTTTTAGGCCTTGTCATGGTGCCTGGACGTCACATAGTGTCCATACAATTAGATGACACAACACCACCGCCAAA